The following are encoded in a window of Halalkalicoccus jeotgali B3 genomic DNA:
- a CDS encoding universal stress protein: MATHILIPLDDSTPAQHALQFACDIHPTSQITVLHVDDTTAADPGEAVTDRSLSDGGEIPHQRDRVDTTDALLRNAEVTAAEQGVDISTESLGGDPAATIMACAEEQAIDHIIIGIHGKSDPKQLAIGTVAKTVAHNSSIPVTVVQ; encoded by the coding sequence ATGGCGACTCATATTCTCATCCCGCTAGACGATTCGACACCTGCGCAGCACGCACTTCAGTTCGCGTGTGATATCCATCCTACGTCCCAAATCACTGTTTTGCACGTCGATGACACCACTGCTGCTGATCCCGGCGAAGCAGTGACTGATCGTTCACTCTCCGATGGTGGTGAAATCCCCCATCAACGAGATCGAGTCGATACTACAGACGCTCTATTACGTAATGCCGAGGTCACTGCAGCGGAACAGGGCGTAGATATCTCAACAGAATCTCTCGGTGGAGATCCAGCAGCCACTATCATGGCTTGTGCTGAAGAACAGGCTATTGATCACATTATTATTGGTATTCATGGAAAGTCTGATCCAAAGCAGCTTGCTATAGGGACTGTGGCGAA